tattataaatataaaaaataattgtgttattattattttttaataaataaaaaagcaaactattaatatgaaataatttgtattattataaaagatagtttattaatatatttaagaaTAAACATAGATTATTTGATATTAATTATACTATTAGTTTcactattatatatatttgatatgaaaattatagtaaattttttataatggaaataattaattattaaaaatatatataatatttgagttaaatattaaaagaacattatttcattttatattcttattatttaaattattagaAATACTGTAATACAATATAAGTTTACcttaatataaataaaatatagattgtatgataaaagaatataaagGAAATTTTAAACAATTCATGTTATATtaaacattatataaaatgagaataatattattaataaaaaaatggttaaatatatatatatatgtaaatgtttttaaaaattaaatacaTTATAAACTAGATTACTTTTCTATAGAACCTGCTAATATTactaataaaaatatatatatatatatatttattattacttaatatgtatatattatatgattatttatacaGTTCAATGAAGGTgcaatttatatataaaatatataagaaacATTTGTGTAAATTGACAAtgttgtatatatatattaattttcGTGTGcatttttgtatataaatttttaaaatgtatatcatttaattGGCAATAGATATTCTGTTATTattctatatttatttttatatgtttatatgaCATCACATAaatgaatttatataattgaatatatttttatttatattacatatttttttaatattttttctatttattattttttagaagtatcatataatatatataggaaaaaatatatatattattatttttttaaaacttGTGGATATAACAATAATGGTACAATGATTGGATAATAAAAGACGAgaaaaagggaaaaaaggcgtttatttgatataataataatgtgatattataaatatatacttttgttcttattaaaatatattttacgatttcattatataatcattGGTTTAATAagtttataaaatatatgttaaacataaatattgttttaaataatatattttatttttatttaataattataatatatatgttaaaaagatataatgtattttttaacTGTGTACTATTAAAGAGTGTTTgaattaaatgaatatattatccaTTTTTCTAATTTGTACATAGCTTTGAGTTAGTTTGAATAcaacaaaataaaacaatagCAAATTAATATGctataaaataaatgtcttgttatatataacattaattagttttttttattttttgtttttgtaatatattgtaaaattattttataataatatataataaattatatgaatgataatatctatataattcttattaaattataaaatattcagTATATATCAAACAAAACAGaattagaaaaaatgatttatatttaattaatgGATAATATAGAGATACATATGCATATCATATAatgtattaaataaaaataaaggaaaatataaacggaaaaaaatatattaaagtatacatttataattagaatatatatattcttaaaaaagaattaattcattaattaataatattataaatatatacaaatgattaatttattgtatgtgaaatttaaataatatcaaATGTAATACAtacctatatatatatatatatatatttaaattaatgTGCATATAACATTgtgttatattattgtaatttaaaattatttaaatcaCCAACTTTTTGTATACTTAGATGCTCGTCAAACTTATCCATAAATGAAAGTCTTTTAAGAAGATATACAGGTATTATTAATTTGAAGGGGcgatataaataaaacatacCAAACAATgtaagtaataataaatttaacAATGGTGAATGCTTCTTCTGAATCCTTAAATCTAACATTTTGtctataaataaattatcataaaaCTCCAATTTACCTCTCAGTGTCTGAATAGCATTTCTATGTGATTCATTTTCCAAAGAAATAACATGCTCAGTGTAATGATTATTTGCATCgtatatttccttttttaataaataaaaataatcaaaaatTTTATCCGTTACATCATAATTAGATATTGTATCTATGTCCTTATAATTTtccttatttatatgaCTCGTTATATGTGTTTGTAACATTTTGTCAGTTGTCTCATCAATATTTGAATATGATTCACATAATCGTCTAatcaaattataatatgttatattgCCATTTTTAGAGATATTAAGAAATGTGTC
This is a stretch of genomic DNA from Plasmodium reichenowi strain SY57 chromosome 14, whole genome shotgun sequence. It encodes these proteins:
- a CDS encoding putative exported protein (Plasmodium exported protein, unknown function), whose protein sequence is MNKFFLFLHSILGLFNSNKIFYDTFLNISKNGNITYYNLIRRLCESYSNIDETTDKMLQTHITSHINKENYKDIDTISNYDVTDKIFDYFYLLKKEIYDANNHYTEHVISLENESHRNAIQTLRGKLEFYDNLFIDKMLDLRIQKKHSPLLNLLLLTLFGMFYLYRPFKLIIPVYLLKRLSFMDKFDEHLSIQKVGDLNNFKLQ